Proteins from a single region of Murdochiella vaginalis:
- the sufB gene encoding Fe-S cluster assembly protein SufB: protein MNRNEDAALRHARRKAEREARLAAGEFEAPEKSEVADLPRGVYDLRNPFEYDVKVENGLTEDIIREISANKEEPSWMLEKRLEALDIFNASENPNWGPDLHAVDMNRISTYVRPKAQMARDWQNVPDEIRDTFTKLGIPEAELESLAGVGAQYDSEVVYHNMRSYLSEQGVIYTDFESAVHEYPDIIKAHFGKLITPRLHRYAALHYAVWSGGSFVYVPKGVDVDIPLQSYFRLNAPGAGQFEHTLILVEEGGSVHFIEGCSAPKYNTLNLHAGAVELYVKENAHLRYSTIENWSRNMYNLNTKRARVEKGGSIEWVSGSFGSACSMLYPSSLLVGEGARSEFTGITFAGKGQYLDTGAQVMHYAPNTYSTINSKSISKSGGVAIYRGTVDIGENAAGSKCSVSCESLMLDAESRSDTIPAIRIATEDVDLGHEAKIGRIDETAIFYLMSRGIPEEEAKAMIVRGFAEPIAKELPMEYAVEMNNLITLELKGAIG from the coding sequence ATGAACAGAAATGAGGATGCGGCGTTGCGCCACGCACGGCGAAAAGCGGAACGCGAAGCACGCTTGGCGGCCGGTGAATTTGAGGCGCCGGAAAAATCCGAGGTTGCGGATCTGCCGCGTGGCGTATACGATCTGAGAAATCCGTTTGAATATGATGTCAAGGTGGAAAACGGCTTGACAGAGGACATTATTCGCGAGATTTCCGCCAATAAAGAGGAGCCCTCTTGGATGCTGGAAAAACGCTTAGAGGCGTTGGACATTTTCAACGCTTCCGAGAATCCCAATTGGGGCCCGGATTTGCACGCCGTCGACATGAACCGCATTTCGACCTATGTGCGCCCCAAGGCACAAATGGCTCGAGATTGGCAAAATGTGCCCGACGAGATTCGCGATACGTTTACCAAGCTGGGCATTCCGGAAGCGGAGTTGGAATCGCTGGCAGGCGTGGGCGCGCAGTACGATTCCGAGGTGGTTTACCACAATATGCGCAGTTATCTTTCGGAACAGGGTGTTATTTACACCGATTTTGAATCGGCGGTGCACGAATATCCCGACATCATTAAAGCCCATTTCGGAAAACTGATTACCCCGCGCCTGCATCGCTATGCGGCTCTGCATTACGCCGTTTGGTCGGGCGGCTCCTTTGTCTATGTGCCAAAGGGCGTGGATGTGGATATTCCTTTGCAGAGCTATTTTCGTCTGAATGCACCCGGCGCCGGTCAGTTTGAACATACGCTCATACTGGTGGAAGAGGGCGGCTCGGTGCATTTCATCGAAGGCTGCTCGGCACCGAAATACAATACGCTGAATCTTCATGCCGGCGCTGTAGAGCTCTATGTCAAAGAAAACGCGCATCTGCGCTATTCCACGATTGAAAACTGGTCGCGAAATATGTATAACCTCAACACCAAGCGCGCACGGGTGGAAAAAGGCGGCTCCATCGAATGGGTTTCCGGCTCGTTCGGCTCGGCCTGTTCCATGCTGTATCCGTCCAGTCTTCTGGTCGGGGAAGGCGCGCGAAGCGAGTTCACCGGCATCACCTTTGCCGGAAAAGGGCAATATCTCGACACCGGCGCACAGGTGATGCACTATGCGCCTAACACGTATTCTACGATCAATTCCAAGTCCATCTCCAAGTCGGGCGGCGTCGCGATCTATCGCGGGACGGTCGATATCGGCGAGAATGCGGCGGGCTCAAAATGCTCGGTATCGTGCGAATCGCTGATGCTGGATGCGGAAAGTCGCTCCGATACCATCCCGGCCATTCGCATTGCTACGGAAGATGTGGATCTGGGGCATGAGGCGAAAATCGGGCGTATCGATGAAACGGCGATCTTTTATCTGATGAGTCGCGGCATTCCCGAAGAAGAGGCCAAAGCCATGATTGTGCGCGGCTTTGCGGAACCGATTGCGAAAGAGCTGCCGATGGAATATGCGGTGGAGATGAACAATCTGATCACTTTGGAATTGAAAGGAGCGATCGGATGA
- a CDS encoding SufD family Fe-S cluster assembly protein — MSTLHTEPKQKNHICEERGSELPARTCRWLKVNDVATELERYPGFMPFDGLTVSGVEGDVEEKGKAEHNSIKYGIITPKQANKSIKYGIEEAKEPQNSITYGISKTAEILNRQNSNVLRDWSMTDGAEETLYFMATEENPSLQDRLTVHVPCGHCATLILHVESDETVKGRRNGVLHIEVEEDADLKLVLLNRLNKDCISNQSVSFTVADGGNLRIAHVEMGGARTNYHLSGDLEGVEAKMEEYVAYLAQEKEALDLFYHVRFHGLYTEGIIRADGALFDEAYKSFRGTLDFLEGARGAVGDEEEVTVLMSEKARSVAVPILLCHEDAVQGNHATSAGRVDEEMLFYLMSRGLSRQEAEGMIVESRMAQTLDRIPNVALRESIHQAIHDRLTKRKR, encoded by the coding sequence ATGAGCACGTTGCATACCGAACCGAAACAAAAGAACCATATTTGCGAAGAACGGGGAAGTGAGCTGCCTGCGCGCACCTGCCGATGGCTGAAAGTCAACGACGTGGCAACGGAGCTGGAGCGCTATCCCGGCTTTATGCCGTTTGACGGTCTCACCGTTTCCGGCGTGGAAGGCGATGTCGAAGAAAAGGGCAAAGCCGAGCATAATTCCATAAAATATGGAATTATCACCCCAAAACAGGCTAATAAATCCATAAAATATGGAATTGAGGAGGCAAAAGAACCTCAAAATTCCATAACATATGGAATATCAAAAACGGCAGAAATCTTAAATCGGCAGAATTCCAACGTTTTGCGTGATTGGTCGATGACGGATGGCGCAGAAGAAACTCTATATTTCATGGCAACCGAGGAAAATCCCTCGCTCCAGGATCGATTGACCGTGCATGTTCCGTGCGGACACTGTGCGACGCTGATTCTCCATGTGGAAAGCGATGAAACGGTCAAGGGCCGTCGAAACGGCGTTCTTCACATAGAAGTGGAAGAGGATGCGGACCTCAAGCTCGTTTTGCTCAATCGCCTGAACAAGGACTGCATCAGCAATCAAAGCGTGTCTTTTACGGTGGCGGATGGCGGCAATCTGCGTATTGCCCACGTGGAAATGGGCGGCGCACGCACCAACTATCACCTCAGCGGCGATCTCGAGGGCGTCGAAGCGAAGATGGAAGAATACGTCGCCTATCTTGCCCAGGAGAAGGAAGCGCTGGATCTCTTCTACCATGTTCGTTTTCACGGGCTCTACACAGAGGGAATTATCCGCGCGGATGGTGCTCTGTTCGATGAGGCTTATAAGTCTTTCCGCGGAACGCTGGATTTTTTGGAAGGCGCGCGCGGCGCTGTGGGGGATGAAGAAGAGGTGACGGTGCTGATGAGCGAGAAGGCCCGTTCGGTAGCCGTTCCGATTCTGCTCTGTCATGAAGACGCGGTCCAAGGTAATCACGCGACCTCCGCAGGGCGCGTGGATGAAGAGATGCTTTTCTACCTCATGAGCCGCGGTCTCAGTCGACAGGAAGCGGAGGGCATGATTGTGGAATCGCGTATGGCGCAAACGCTGGATCGCATTCCCAATGTCGCGTTGCGCGAAAGTATTCATCAGGCCATTCATGATCGTCTGACAAAGAGAAAGAGATAA
- a CDS encoding aminotransferase class V-fold PLP-dependent enzyme — protein sequence MNEQQQKILRDPGFSLDAVRRDFPYLEEEQPVIYLDNAATTQRPRQVLERMQQFYAHENANPLRGNHRLSLYATQAYEQAREHVARFIGAKSAREIVFTRNATESLNLIAYNYALYVLKPGDEVLITRMEHHSNCVNWQFACQQSGATLRYVELGEDYQLDEADFEAKLSEKTKVLAFSAASNVIATLPPVKAMIAKAHAVGATVVVDGAQYAPHSPVNVTDWDCDFFAFSGHKMGSPFGIGVLYGKQALLEAMPPFLFGGEMIEYVEDTSSTFAELPYKFEAGTMNVGGAVGLDAAITYLEGLGMENIEAYEKALAAYLAEELEKLGGVTIYRPKHHDCGTMVAFNLDGAHPHDVSTIMDASDVAIRSGHHCTQPLHRGLHISASCRASVAFYNTVAEVDAFLEAVKEVRRVMGIPEAETQTPYGEEA from the coding sequence ATGAACGAACAGCAACAAAAAATATTGCGCGACCCGGGCTTTTCACTCGATGCCGTGCGCCGCGATTTTCCGTATTTGGAGGAGGAACAGCCCGTCATCTATTTGGATAATGCGGCAACCACGCAGCGTCCACGGCAGGTGCTGGAGCGCATGCAACAGTTTTATGCACACGAAAATGCGAATCCTCTGCGCGGCAATCACCGACTGTCGCTTTACGCTACGCAGGCCTATGAGCAGGCGCGGGAACATGTTGCCCGCTTTATAGGTGCGAAGAGCGCACGAGAGATCGTTTTTACGCGCAATGCGACCGAATCCCTCAACCTTATAGCGTATAATTATGCGCTTTACGTCTTAAAACCGGGCGATGAAGTGCTCATCACCCGCATGGAACACCATTCCAACTGCGTCAACTGGCAATTCGCCTGCCAACAATCCGGCGCCACCCTGCGCTATGTCGAACTGGGCGAGGATTACCAGCTGGATGAAGCGGACTTCGAGGCGAAGCTCAGTGAGAAGACGAAAGTGTTGGCCTTTAGTGCCGCTTCCAACGTCATCGCGACGTTGCCGCCGGTCAAGGCAATGATCGCGAAGGCGCATGCCGTCGGCGCTACGGTCGTGGTGGACGGTGCGCAATATGCACCACACAGCCCCGTGAATGTGACGGATTGGGACTGCGACTTTTTCGCTTTTTCCGGTCACAAGATGGGGTCACCTTTCGGCATCGGCGTGTTATACGGCAAACAAGCGCTTTTGGAGGCGATGCCGCCGTTCCTTTTCGGCGGAGAAATGATTGAATATGTCGAGGATACATCCTCTACCTTTGCCGAGCTGCCTTATAAATTTGAGGCCGGCACGATGAACGTCGGCGGGGCCGTGGGCCTGGATGCCGCCATTACGTATCTGGAAGGGCTCGGTATGGAGAATATCGAAGCCTATGAAAAGGCACTGGCCGCCTACCTCGCCGAGGAATTGGAAAAACTCGGCGGCGTCACCATCTATCGGCCGAAACACCACGATTGTGGCACCATGGTTGCATTTAATCTAGATGGAGCCCATCCCCATGACGTCTCCACGATTATGGATGCCTCAGATGTGGCCATTCGCTCCGGGCATCATTGCACGCAGCCGCTACATCGCGGCTTGCACATCAGCGCCAGCTGCCGCGCGAGCGTCGCCTTCTATAACACCGTAGCTGAAGTGGATGCGTTTCTGGAGGCAGTCAAGGAAGTGCGCCGCGTGATGGGCATTCCGGAAGCCGAAACGCAGACGCCGTATGGCGAGGAGGCCTGA
- the sufU gene encoding Fe-S cluster assembly sulfur transfer protein SufU: MDMKQIYTQIVMEHARQSAHRHELADATDSERGHNPSCGDDITLHIKREGDRIEELSFTGHGCAISQASTSLLCELLEGKSVEEAKQAIEAFLAMIKGEEQDDDVLEEQLGDAVALKDISHMPQRVKCAVLAWRTLNDMLEKENEEK, encoded by the coding sequence ATGGACATGAAGCAAATTTATACACAGATTGTGATGGAGCATGCCCGTCAATCGGCGCATCGTCACGAACTGGCGGATGCGACGGACAGTGAGCGCGGCCATAATCCCAGCTGCGGAGACGATATTACCCTGCACATCAAACGCGAAGGGGATAGGATTGAAGAGCTTTCCTTTACAGGACACGGCTGCGCCATTAGCCAAGCGTCGACGTCTCTGCTTTGCGAATTGTTGGAAGGAAAATCCGTAGAGGAAGCCAAACAAGCGATCGAAGCCTTTCTCGCGATGATTAAGGGGGAGGAGCAGGATGACGACGTTCTCGAAGAACAGTTGGGCGACGCCGTCGCGTTAAAAGATATTTCGCACATGCCCCAGCGCGTCAAATGCGCGGTGTTGGCCTGGCGAACGCTAAACGACATGCTGGAAAAGGAGAACGAAGAAAAATGA
- a CDS encoding thioredoxin domain-containing protein, with protein MRRMRTRIGMLSLALLVALSACGNTAKPKSSESVLQSVESSESSSAEEKQSSSKEESDSGDPAASSEELTEEQKTYEKIIATYPAITMKDVNDAIEDKEELLFYAGRVTCPYCVKFTPTLKEIVSDNELSLSALDTTKEPSFLDFADKHGIEYIPAVIYIKDGEVRSVKMDDPYPRADVEAEMKAVGIPLK; from the coding sequence ATGAGGAGAATGCGAACGAGGATCGGTATGCTGAGCCTTGCCCTGCTTGTTGCGCTGAGCGCATGCGGAAACACAGCGAAACCGAAGAGCAGCGAAAGTGTTTTACAGTCGGTGGAATCGTCGGAATCCTCCTCGGCAGAGGAAAAGCAAAGCTCTTCGAAGGAAGAGAGCGATTCCGGCGATCCGGCGGCTTCTTCCGAGGAGCTGACCGAGGAGCAGAAAACGTACGAGAAGATCATTGCGACGTATCCCGCCATCACCATGAAGGACGTCAATGACGCCATCGAGGACAAGGAGGAATTGCTTTTCTACGCCGGACGTGTCACCTGCCCCTATTGTGTGAAGTTTACGCCGACGCTGAAGGAGATCGTAAGCGATAACGAGCTGTCTCTCTCAGCGCTCGACACGACGAAGGAACCGTCCTTCCTGGACTTTGCCGACAAACACGGAATCGAGTATATTCCGGCGGTGATCTATATTAAGGACGGAGAGGTACGATCCGTAAAAATGGACGATCCGTACCCGCGCGCAGATGTCGAAGCGGAAATGAAAGCGGTGGGTATTCCACTAAAATGA
- a CDS encoding ABC transporter substrate-binding protein — MNSKKFAALGLALLLGLTSCGAPANKDSQAGGDTSASDTSGAAQTGEKLESADKEITLPTDREVQTLDYVVTALATDHEINANLVDGLMETDHYGKLQNALAESVEPNEDFSVWTFKIRPGVKWVTNQGEEFAEVKAEDFVTGVRHGAEFASATGDLLTGLVDGYSDYLKSDFSDAAWEKVGVKALDDYTVQFTMQKGEDGKPMSVPYFHSLTTYTVLYPINKEFLESKGNGCKLGAPNKKDCKFGSKELDSILYNGAFILSENVEKSKAVLTKNEDYWDAEHVYVDKITRIFDAGQDPYSTINGFEKGVYYSAALNPSWENFADYAKKYEGKTSYSLPNSTVFGVVFNFNRKSFEHTNYATDKAMAEATHNAILNENFRKALRAAYDVKSYLGVGMPEDLAIGSMRNINNVAEAAETSDGKNYYDLVNEAYNKDTGENRNLSDGQAPFYSKEEAMKYIEAAKAEGVQFPIHLDIMVNSSADTLTKRAQSMKDSVEKNTEGNIIIELILRDLETIKAVCYNNTDPEKMDYDISTYTGWGPDYHDPKAFVDIYNAKNGYYLKAMGLGEVGEDGKIVDEDIKKQVGLLDYDKLYREADAITDNLDERYKAFAKADAKLIESCFYIPTSMQTRSMRVTKEVPFSRLMGAYGVSEYKYKGLRTQADLVTTEQYNAAIAEYEKNK; from the coding sequence ATGAACAGCAAGAAATTTGCTGCCCTGGGTTTGGCCCTGTTATTGGGACTGACCTCATGTGGGGCTCCGGCCAACAAAGATTCACAAGCCGGTGGAGACACCTCGGCAAGTGACACCTCGGGCGCAGCGCAGACGGGCGAAAAGCTTGAATCGGCGGACAAGGAAATCACCTTGCCGACTGACCGCGAAGTGCAGACGCTGGACTACGTCGTTACGGCGCTTGCCACAGACCATGAAATTAATGCGAATTTGGTAGATGGTCTTATGGAGACAGACCATTATGGCAAATTACAGAACGCATTGGCAGAATCGGTAGAACCGAACGAAGACTTTAGTGTTTGGACTTTTAAGATTCGTCCGGGTGTTAAATGGGTCACCAACCAGGGCGAAGAATTTGCCGAAGTAAAGGCGGAAGACTTTGTCACCGGTGTTCGTCATGGCGCAGAATTCGCCTCTGCAACAGGAGATCTGTTAACGGGGCTGGTTGATGGTTATTCCGATTATCTGAAGAGTGATTTCAGTGATGCCGCTTGGGAAAAGGTCGGTGTCAAAGCGCTGGATGACTACACGGTACAGTTCACCATGCAAAAAGGCGAAGATGGCAAGCCGATGTCGGTTCCGTATTTTCACTCTCTGACGACCTATACCGTTCTCTATCCGATTAACAAGGAATTCCTTGAGTCCAAAGGAAACGGCTGCAAACTCGGCGCGCCGAACAAAAAGGACTGCAAATTTGGTTCTAAGGAATTGGATTCGATTTTGTATAACGGAGCATTCATCCTGAGCGAGAACGTCGAGAAGTCAAAAGCTGTTTTGACAAAGAATGAAGACTACTGGGATGCCGAACATGTTTACGTCGATAAGATCACTCGTATTTTTGACGCTGGACAGGATCCCTATTCGACAATTAACGGCTTTGAAAAAGGCGTTTACTATTCTGCTGCGCTGAATCCGTCATGGGAGAATTTTGCGGATTATGCGAAAAAATATGAAGGAAAGACATCCTATTCGCTGCCGAATTCGACGGTCTTTGGAGTCGTGTTCAATTTTAATCGCAAGTCCTTTGAGCATACCAATTATGCGACAGACAAAGCGATGGCGGAAGCTACGCATAACGCGATCTTGAATGAGAATTTCCGTAAAGCGCTGCGCGCGGCGTACGATGTGAAATCCTATTTGGGTGTCGGTATGCCGGAAGATTTAGCTATCGGAAGTATGCGCAACATCAACAACGTTGCCGAAGCGGCTGAGACTTCAGACGGAAAGAACTATTACGATTTGGTCAATGAAGCTTACAATAAAGACACGGGTGAAAACCGCAACCTGAGTGATGGGCAAGCCCCCTTCTATAGCAAGGAAGAGGCTATGAAGTACATCGAAGCAGCGAAAGCAGAAGGCGTACAGTTCCCGATTCACTTGGATATTATGGTCAACAGCTCTGCCGACACGCTGACGAAGAGAGCCCAGTCGATGAAAGACTCCGTCGAAAAGAATACCGAAGGCAACATCATCATCGAATTGATTTTACGTGATTTAGAGACCATCAAAGCGGTCTGCTATAATAATACAGATCCGGAGAAGATGGACTACGATATCTCCACCTATACCGGTTGGGGCCCGGATTATCATGATCCGAAGGCGTTCGTTGATATTTATAACGCAAAGAACGGCTATTACCTGAAGGCAATGGGCTTGGGTGAAGTTGGCGAAGATGGCAAAATCGTCGATGAAGATATCAAAAAGCAAGTAGGTTTGTTGGACTACGATAAGCTGTATCGTGAGGCGGATGCTATTACGGACAATCTGGATGAGCGCTACAAAGCGTTTGCTAAAGCGGATGCCAAGCTGATCGAAAGTTGCTTCTATATCCCGACGTCGATGCAGACACGTTCGATGCGTGTAACCAAAGAGGTGCCGTTCTCAAGATTGATGGGTGCTTATGGTGTGTCGGAATACAAATACAAGGGTCTGCGCACGCAGGCGGATCTGGTCACAACAGAACAGTATAATGCCGCCATTGCGGAGTATGAGAAGAATAAATAA
- a CDS encoding ABC transporter permease, which yields MARYIITRLIKSVVSVLVVVSLVVLIVFELIPKTKSFTQDGGWQKISGNAKTIYYYGKLESLGYLEFIPNNKIFSDLKPEEKGNDKKDSPAQKKVIEDLEKRGFTVETLDKFDELRGEKIAYRYYNPLELIGNFFGRLIVCDHKNYIQDPENPDLERGYRIEKDHNGLPALVGSGTLHKYMIYLDGNFPFIHQNFFTLNFGESFPVQPGVMTLDVITDGQGADKKIEQTFPTGVKMKSPLNQHTLKYKPKLTSIDTKRFNDHYADGKTFKESMSMVQVSYFFGIVSLLITYGFSIPFAVAMSKKPGGLLDKIGIGYINLLISVPSLAFIFFMKYIGIHLGLPDMFTHLGPHDPRSYIMPILILGLLSTPSLMMWIRRYMVDQSTADYVKFAKAKGLSGIEISRRHIFKNAMIPIVSEIPYSVILAISGAVLTETVFGIPGMGKMLPDAINAGNNNMIITLTFIFTTLAVAAVFIGDILMTIVDPRISLQAKKGGR from the coding sequence ATGGCAAGGTATATCATTACGCGTCTCATTAAATCCGTAGTCTCCGTTCTTGTCGTTGTCAGTTTAGTCGTGCTCATTGTTTTTGAATTGATTCCGAAGACGAAGTCTTTTACGCAAGACGGCGGCTGGCAAAAAATTTCGGGAAATGCGAAGACAATTTACTACTACGGAAAACTGGAATCTCTTGGTTATTTGGAATTCATCCCCAATAACAAGATTTTCAGCGATTTGAAGCCGGAAGAAAAAGGCAATGATAAAAAGGATAGCCCCGCACAAAAAAAAGTCATCGAGGATTTAGAGAAGCGTGGATTTACCGTGGAGACGCTGGATAAGTTTGATGAGCTGAGAGGGGAAAAGATTGCCTATCGCTATTACAATCCTCTCGAGCTGATTGGAAATTTCTTCGGTCGCTTAATTGTTTGCGACCATAAAAACTATATTCAGGACCCGGAAAATCCGGACTTGGAGCGCGGATATCGCATCGAGAAAGACCATAACGGGCTTCCGGCGCTTGTTGGCTCGGGTACCTTGCATAAATATATGATTTACCTGGACGGTAATTTTCCGTTCATTCACCAGAATTTTTTTACGCTGAATTTTGGGGAATCTTTCCCGGTACAGCCCGGCGTGATGACGTTGGATGTTATTACCGACGGGCAGGGTGCCGATAAAAAAATCGAGCAAACTTTTCCGACGGGTGTAAAGATGAAGTCGCCGCTGAATCAGCACACGCTGAAATATAAGCCTAAGCTGACATCGATTGATACCAAACGCTTCAACGATCACTATGCAGATGGTAAGACGTTTAAGGAATCGATGTCCATGGTGCAGGTTTCTTATTTCTTCGGCATCGTTTCGCTCCTCATTACCTATGGCTTTTCCATTCCGTTCGCGGTGGCTATGTCCAAAAAGCCGGGCGGATTGTTAGATAAAATCGGAATCGGTTACATTAACTTGCTGATTTCGGTACCTTCTTTGGCGTTTATTTTCTTCATGAAGTACATCGGGATCCATCTCGGCTTGCCGGATATGTTCACGCATCTGGGACCGCATGATCCGCGTTCATACATCATGCCGATCCTCATTCTCGGTTTGCTGAGCACGCCTTCCTTAATGATGTGGATTCGCCGTTACATGGTTGACCAATCCACTGCCGATTACGTGAAATTTGCAAAGGCGAAGGGACTTTCCGGCATAGAAATTTCGCGCCGTCACATTTTCAAAAACGCAATGATTCCCATTGTCAGCGAGATTCCGTACTCGGTCATCTTGGCGATTTCCGGCGCGGTATTAACCGAAACTGTTTTCGGTATTCCGGGCATGGGCAAGATGCTGCCGGATGCGATTAATGCCGGCAACAACAATATGATTATCACCTTAACGTTTATTTTCACGACGTTAGCGGTTGCGGCGGTCTTTATCGGCGATATTCTCATGACGATTGTGGATCCGCGTATTTCGCTGCAGGCGAAGAAAGGAGGCCGTTAA
- the oppC gene encoding oligopeptide ABC transporter permease OppC yields METKSTSVQETKETAVALDSIPELPPDAFEPHVVDETASEHIVAPAYSYWRSVFRKFFSSKVAIVMLVIMLAVFLLAFIQPMLSGFHNMDAPNINNRAAWYQRPSWQYPFGTNDIGQNLFDAVWAGARTSLFIAFVATAIVMVIGVIVGMFWGFSKKIDTVMIEVYNVISNIPFTLVVMVLAYTFGDGVWSLIFAMTCTTWISVAYFIRVQVMIIRDREYNLASQTLGSSTPKIIRNNILPYLVSVLMTLLSRYVPMFISTEVFLSFLGVGLTSAIPSLGRIVQKNALYMTSAPYLFLIPLAVTALISVSLYIVGQTLADASDPRNHMV; encoded by the coding sequence ATGGAGACGAAGAGTACCTCTGTACAAGAAACGAAGGAAACGGCTGTAGCCTTGGATTCGATTCCGGAGCTTCCGCCCGATGCGTTCGAACCGCATGTGGTTGACGAAACGGCTTCTGAACACATTGTCGCCCCCGCATATTCTTATTGGCGAAGCGTATTTCGTAAGTTTTTCTCCTCGAAAGTCGCCATCGTCATGCTCGTCATTATGTTGGCGGTATTCCTGCTGGCGTTTATTCAGCCGATGCTCTCCGGTTTTCACAACATGGACGCACCGAATATCAATAATCGCGCAGCATGGTACCAACGACCTTCGTGGCAATATCCGTTCGGCACGAACGACATCGGACAGAACCTTTTTGATGCGGTTTGGGCAGGTGCGCGCACCAGTTTGTTCATCGCCTTCGTGGCGACAGCAATTGTTATGGTGATTGGCGTCATTGTTGGCATGTTTTGGGGCTTCTCCAAAAAGATTGATACCGTGATGATTGAGGTCTATAACGTCATCTCCAACATTCCGTTTACGTTGGTGGTCATGGTATTGGCATACACCTTCGGTGACGGTGTTTGGTCTCTGATTTTCGCCATGACGTGTACCACTTGGATTAGCGTGGCGTACTTTATTCGCGTGCAGGTCATGATTATTCGTGACCGTGAGTACAACTTGGCGTCGCAGACGCTGGGTTCCAGTACGCCAAAGATTATCCGTAACAATATTCTGCCGTATCTAGTATCGGTTTTGATGACGCTTCTTTCGCGTTATGTACCGATGTTCATCTCCACGGAAGTGTTCTTGAGCTTTCTTGGTGTTGGTTTGACATCCGCCATTCCGTCTTTGGGACGTATTGTGCAAAAGAACGCGCTCTATATGACTTCTGCGCCGTATCTGTTCCTTATTCCTCTTGCGGTAACCGCGTTAATCTCGGTTTCGCTCTATATTGTCGGGCAGACTCTGGCAGACGCCAGCGATCCCCGCAATCACATGGTATAG
- a CDS encoding ABC transporter ATP-binding protein, translating into MTNNILSIKELQVKFKVRDRELTAIRHISLDIEEGKVLAIVGESGSGKSVFTKTFTGMLENNGRVSNGEIWFEGKNLMELKSDKDWEKIRGKKIATIFQDPMTSLDPVRTIGYQISEVIIKHQGKSKKEAKSLAIELMGRVGIHDPEKRYDEYPFMYSGGMRQRIVIAIALACRPKILICDEPTTALDVTIQAQIIELIKELAQEYQFTTIYITHDLGVVAKVADKVAVMYAGQIIEHGTAEEVFFDPRHPYTWGLLSSLPQLGTGQKDLYAIPGTPPSLFETIKGDAFAPRNQYAMKVDFELEPPMFQVSPTHFVKSWLEHPDAPKVEKPAVIQNLHERMVQMTSKGGDYSDDNY; encoded by the coding sequence ATGACCAATAACATCCTGTCCATTAAAGAATTGCAAGTGAAATTTAAGGTGCGTGACCGCGAATTGACCGCGATTCGGCACATTTCCCTCGATATTGAAGAGGGCAAGGTTCTTGCCATCGTTGGGGAATCCGGCTCCGGAAAGTCCGTCTTTACGAAGACGTTTACCGGAATGTTGGAAAACAACGGGCGCGTCTCAAACGGTGAAATCTGGTTTGAAGGAAAAAACCTGATGGAGCTAAAGTCGGATAAAGACTGGGAAAAGATCCGCGGTAAAAAGATTGCGACCATCTTTCAGGACCCGATGACGTCTTTGGATCCGGTGCGTACCATCGGCTATCAGATTAGCGAGGTCATCATCAAACATCAGGGCAAGAGCAAAAAAGAAGCCAAAAGTCTCGCGATCGAGCTCATGGGTCGCGTCGGCATTCACGATCCGGAAAAACGCTACGATGAGTATCCGTTCATGTATTCCGGCGGTATGCGTCAACGTATTGTTATTGCTATCGCGCTGGCCTGCCGTCCGAAAATCCTCATCTGTGATGAGCCGACCACGGCTTTGGACGTGACCATTCAGGCGCAGATTATCGAGTTGATTAAAGAGCTTGCACAGGAATATCAATTTACAACCATCTATATCACGCATGACCTCGGCGTGGTCGCGAAGGTGGCCGATAAGGTCGCCGTCATGTATGCGGGCCAGATTATTGAACACGGCACGGCGGAAGAAGTCTTCTTCGATCCGCGTCATCCATATACATGGGGCCTGCTTTCGTCGCTGCCGCAGCTCGGCACGGGGCAGAAAGACCTCTACGCTATTCCCGGTACGCCGCCGTCTCTCTTCGAGACGATCAAAGGCGATGCCTTCGCGCCGCGCAATCAATACGCCATGAAGGTGGACTTTGAGCTGGAGCCACCGATGTTCCAGGTCTCTCCCACGCATTTCGTCAAGTCGTGGCTTGAGCATCCGGATGCGCCAAAGGTGGAAAAGCCGGCGGTCATCCAAAATCTGCATGAGCGCATGGTGCAAATGACTTCGAAGGGAGGAGACTACAGTGACGACAACTATTGA